One stretch of Pseudomonadota bacterium DNA includes these proteins:
- a CDS encoding DUF2182 domain-containing protein — protein sequence MLVAAGLAVIAGLAWAYTVRMASEAADMASMADMAMPAAMAWGAVDLLAVLVMWVVMMTAMMVPSAVPMVLVYAALQRQRASGVDHLSTALFVAGYLALWAAFSVLATLGQGALNSWTGAPGGMIEVERPLGAAILVLAGLYQFTRLKRVCLAHCRGPLEFIFKQWRPGRAGAFAMGARHGAYCVGCCWPLMLLLFLAGVMNLLWIAALSTFVLGEKLLPGGEWYGRIGGTVAVVSGILLLVPMFR from the coding sequence ATGCTCGTCGCCGCCGGGCTTGCGGTCATCGCCGGGCTTGCCTGGGCCTATACGGTACGCATGGCGAGCGAGGCCGCCGATATGGCCTCGATGGCCGACATGGCGATGCCGGCGGCCATGGCATGGGGCGCAGTCGATCTACTCGCAGTCCTGGTCATGTGGGTGGTGATGATGACCGCCATGATGGTGCCATCCGCCGTCCCCATGGTGCTGGTCTATGCCGCCCTTCAGCGCCAGCGCGCTAGCGGAGTGGACCACCTGTCGACGGCGCTGTTCGTCGCCGGCTACTTGGCTCTCTGGGCCGCGTTCAGCGTGTTGGCCACGCTCGGGCAGGGCGCCCTCAATTCCTGGACGGGCGCACCAGGCGGCATGATCGAGGTCGAACGGCCGCTGGGCGCGGCGATCCTCGTTTTGGCCGGGCTCTACCAATTCACACGCCTGAAGCGTGTCTGCCTCGCGCATTGCCGAGGCCCCCTCGAATTCATCTTCAAGCAATGGCGGCCAGGACGCGCCGGCGCCTTCGCCATGGGCGCGCGGCACGGTGCCTATTGCGTCGGCTGCTGCTGGCCGCTGATGCTGCTGCTGTTTCTCGCCGGCGTGATGAACCTGCTTTGGATCGCAGCCCTGTCGACTTTCGTGCTCGGTGAGAAACTACTGCCTGGCGGCGAGTGGTATGGCCGGATCGGCGGCACCGTTGCGGTTGTCTCGGGTATTTTGCTGCTGGTCCCAATGTTTCGCTGA
- the ilvD gene encoding dihydroxy-acid dehydratase encodes MAATRRNVSKKTSAKTVRRGFDKANLPSRHVSVGPSSAPHRAFYYAMGMTDKEVSQPFIGVATTWNEAAPCNIALAREAQAVKKGVKAAGGTPREFTTITVTDGIAMGHAGMKSSLVSREVIADSVELTMRGHCYDAMVGVAGCDKTLPGLMMVMVRLNVPSVFLYGGSILPGRFKGKDVTIGDVFEAVGAHSAGKMSAEDLDIIEHAACPSAGACGGQFTANTMACVSEAIGLALPGSAGPPAVYDSRDAYAEACGHAVMNLLKRGIRPRDIVTRKALENAAAVVAATGGSTNAGLHLPAIANEAGIDFDLHAVAKVSKRTPWIADLKPGGRYVAKDLFDVGGVPVVMKALLEGGYLHGDCLTVTGKTIAQNLAKIVLPKNQDVVRPTARPLAPSGGLVSLVGNLAPQGAIVKVAGMKRQSFRGPARVFDCEEDAYAAVQKRQYKVGDVLVIRYEGPRGGPGMREMLATTGALYGQGMGEKVALITDGRFSGATHGFCIGHVGPEAAVGGPIALLRNGDIVAIDAVKGTVAVEVSRTELARRRKAWKPRVTQYTSGAIWRYAQTVGDAEKGAVVHPGAREESFVYADI; translated from the coding sequence ATGGCCGCTACACGCCGCAATGTCAGCAAGAAAACCTCAGCGAAAACCGTCCGTCGCGGCTTCGACAAGGCCAATTTGCCCTCGCGCCACGTCTCGGTCGGGCCCAGCAGCGCGCCGCACCGCGCTTTCTACTATGCGATGGGGATGACCGACAAAGAGGTCTCGCAGCCCTTCATCGGCGTCGCCACCACCTGGAACGAGGCGGCCCCCTGCAACATTGCCCTTGCCCGCGAGGCGCAGGCGGTCAAGAAGGGCGTCAAGGCGGCCGGCGGCACGCCCCGGGAATTCACCACCATCACGGTCACCGACGGCATCGCCATGGGCCATGCCGGCATGAAGTCGTCCCTGGTCTCGCGCGAGGTCATTGCCGACTCGGTCGAGCTCACCATGCGCGGCCATTGCTACGACGCCATGGTCGGCGTCGCCGGCTGCGACAAGACCCTGCCGGGCCTGATGATGGTAATGGTCAGGCTCAACGTGCCCTCGGTCTTTCTCTATGGCGGCTCGATCCTCCCCGGCCGCTTCAAGGGCAAGGACGTCACCATCGGCGACGTGTTCGAGGCCGTCGGCGCCCATTCGGCCGGCAAGATGAGCGCCGAGGATCTCGACATCATCGAACACGCGGCCTGCCCCTCGGCCGGCGCCTGCGGCGGGCAGTTCACCGCCAACACCATGGCCTGCGTATCGGAAGCGATCGGCCTTGCCTTGCCGGGCTCGGCCGGGCCGCCGGCGGTCTACGACAGCCGCGATGCCTATGCTGAAGCCTGCGGGCATGCGGTGATGAATCTCCTGAAGCGGGGCATCCGCCCGCGCGATATCGTCACCCGCAAGGCCCTGGAGAATGCTGCGGCCGTCGTTGCCGCCACCGGCGGCTCGACCAATGCCGGATTGCATCTGCCGGCCATCGCCAACGAGGCCGGCATCGATTTCGACCTGCATGCCGTCGCCAAGGTCTCCAAGCGCACGCCTTGGATCGCCGATCTGAAGCCGGGCGGACGCTACGTCGCCAAGGATCTATTCGATGTCGGCGGGGTTCCGGTGGTGATGAAGGCGCTGCTGGAGGGAGGCTATCTGCATGGCGATTGCCTGACGGTCACCGGCAAGACCATCGCCCAGAACCTGGCCAAGATCGTGCTGCCGAAGAACCAGGACGTCGTGCGGCCGACCGCGCGACCGCTGGCGCCGAGCGGAGGGTTGGTCTCGCTGGTCGGCAACCTTGCCCCGCAAGGGGCGATCGTGAAGGTCGCCGGCATGAAGCGCCAGAGCTTCCGCGGCCCCGCACGCGTGTTCGATTGCGAGGAGGACGCCTATGCCGCCGTGCAGAAGCGGCAATACAAGGTGGGCGACGTCCTCGTCATCCGCTATGAGGGGCCGCGCGGCGGGCCGGGGATGCGCGAGATGCTGGCCACCACCGGCGCGCTCTACGGCCAGGGCATGGGCGAAAAGGTGGCGCTCATCACCGATGGGCGCTTCTCTGGGGCGACGCACGGCTTCTGCATCGGCCATGTCGGACCCGAGGCGGCGGTCGGCGGGCCGATCGCGCTCCTCCGCAATGGCGACATTGTCGCCATCGATGCGGTCAAGGGCACGGTCGCCGTCGAGGTGAGCCGCACCGAGCTCGCGCGCCGACGCAAGGCGTGGAAGCCGCGGGTGACGCAATACACCTCGGGTGCCATCTGGCGCTATGCGCAGACCGTGGGCGATGCCGAGAAGGGCGCGGTCGTGCATCCCGGCGCCCGGGAAGAGAGCTTCGTCTACGCCGACATCTGA